From the genome of Streptococcus marmotae, one region includes:
- a CDS encoding ABC transporter substrate-binding protein, translated as MDKIGKYLRSLSVVALSALALAGCATSGSKNTDTVKVGILQYMEHDSLSAARKGFIAELEENGYKEGEKITLDYQNAQGDQANLQTISEQLVGDNDLILAIATPAAQSLATASMDTPVLFTAVTDPLSADLVSSMEEPGGMLTGTSDQAPIDQQIDLLGKAVPHAKTVGILYTTSERNSEVQVEAAKPLLEKAGYKVVVKGISNTNEVQDAATSLMKAVDAVFIPTDNTVASTMTMIGELSLQYKVPVIGGSTDMVDEGGLLTYGTNYEALGRQTAKMAIKIIEGADPAKTAVEYPETVSLHVNEEMAKKLGIDVAGLSLSK; from the coding sequence ATGGACAAAATAGGAAAATATTTACGCAGCCTATCAGTGGTTGCCCTGAGCGCTCTAGCTTTAGCTGGCTGTGCAACTTCAGGCAGTAAGAATACAGATACAGTAAAAGTCGGTATTTTACAATACATGGAGCATGATTCTTTATCGGCTGCCCGTAAAGGATTTATAGCGGAATTAGAAGAAAATGGCTACAAAGAAGGAGAAAAAATCACCCTTGATTACCAAAATGCTCAAGGGGATCAAGCCAACCTCCAAACGATTTCTGAGCAACTAGTTGGCGATAATGATCTGATTTTAGCTATTGCAACGCCAGCTGCTCAGAGTTTAGCAACGGCTTCAATGGATACGCCTGTTCTGTTTACTGCTGTAACGGATCCCTTATCAGCTGATTTGGTCAGTTCAATGGAGGAGCCAGGAGGCATGCTGACAGGAACGAGCGACCAAGCACCGATTGATCAGCAGATTGATTTGCTTGGAAAGGCTGTTCCCCATGCAAAAACGGTTGGTATCTTATATACAACGAGCGAACGTAATTCAGAAGTTCAGGTAGAAGCAGCCAAGCCCTTGCTTGAAAAAGCTGGCTATAAGGTAGTGGTTAAAGGTATTTCAAATACCAATGAAGTCCAAGATGCAGCGACAAGCCTGATGAAGGCGGTCGATGCAGTCTTTATTCCAACAGACAATACCGTTGCGTCAACCATGACCATGATTGGAGAATTATCCCTTCAGTATAAGGTTCCAGTTATCGGTGGCTCGACTGACATGGTCGATGAAGGTGGTTTACTTACCTATGGAACAAACTATGAAGCCTTGGGTCGTCAGACTGCTAAAATGGCAATAAAGATTATCGAGGGAGCAGATCCTGCCAAGACAGCTGTAGAGTATCCTGAAACGGTTAGCCTACACGTCAATGAG